From a single Arachis hypogaea cultivar Tifrunner chromosome 3, arahy.Tifrunner.gnm2.J5K5, whole genome shotgun sequence genomic region:
- the LOC112776753 gene encoding phenylacetaldehyde oxime monooxygenase CYP71AN24, with the protein MEVALSIVEKLQHQPNSTLSTICFIIITILCVLINKFTRRNNKFNKLPPSPPKLPIIGNLHQLGTLPHQSLKALSDKYGPILLLQLGQTKALVVSSADIVEEIVKTHDVAFSNRANTKAAKGKNFDKQKEWAFAELANNPKIMKKVQEEVRRIVGGKSKIEENDLNQMKYMKCVIKETLRLHPPGPFLIPRETLNSVEIKGYHIPKKVTVYINLYAIHRDPKLWDNAEEFIPERFEGAQQVDYKVKDFQLIPFGFGRRRCPGISFGVASVEYMMANLLCWFDWKVPNNNNSAMIDMSEMSGLNVTKKQPLYLKPTPYLIC; encoded by the exons atggaagTTGCTCTATCAATTGTAGAGAAATTGCAACATCAACCAAATTCAACCCTCTCTACCATATGTTTCATAATCATAACCATTTTGTGTGTCCTTATTAATAAGTTCACAAGAAGAAACAACAAGTTCAATAAACTTCCACCATCTCCACCAAAGCTACCAATAATTGGAAACCTTCATCAACTAGGAACACTTCCACACCAATCCTTAAAAGCACTTTCTGACAAATATGGCCCTATTTTGTTGCTTCAATTAGGGCAAACTAAAGCACTAGTTGTGTCTTCAGCAGATATTGTTGAAGAAATAGTGAAAACACATGATGTTGCTTTCTCCAATAGAGCAAACACTAAAGCTGCCAAG GGTAAGAATTTTGATAAACAAAAGGAATGGGCCTTTGCAGAACTTGCTAATAATCCAAAGATCATGAAGAAAGTTCAAGAAGAGGTAAGAAGAATTGTGGGTGGAAAATCCAAGATAGAAGAAAATGACCTAAATCAAATGAAGTACATGAAGTGTGTAATCAAAGAAACTCTTAGATTACATCCACCAGGTCCATTTTTGATTCCAAGAGAAACATTAAATAGTGTGGAAATAAAAGGGTACCACATTCCCAAAAAAGTAActgtatatataaatttatatgcgATTCATAGGGATCCTAAATTATGGGACAATGCTGAAGAATTTATTCCTGAAAGATTTGAAGGTGCCCAACAAGTTGATTATAAGGTAAAAGATTTTCAATTGATCCCATTTGGTTTTGGGAGGAGGCGTTGTCCTGGAATTTCATTTGGGGTTGCTTCAGTTGAGTATATGATGGCTAATCTTCTCTGTTGGTTTGATTGGAAggttcctaataataataatagtgcaATGATAGATATGAGTGAGATGAGTGGGTTGAACGTTACCAAAAAACAACCACTTTATTTGAAGCCAACACCTTATTTAATTTGTTAA